The Candidatus Neomarinimicrobiota bacterium sequence CACCGTATTCAATATGTTTTTAGGATTCTTGGCAATTACGCTTATTTTGAATGGTGAACCAATTAAAGCTGGTTGGGTCATGATGGTTGGCGTCTTGTTCGATGTAATTGATGGTAAACTGGCGCGTCTGCTGGGGCTCACATCCCGCTTTGGGACTGAATTTGACTCATTGGCGGACACCATCTCTTTTTGCGCTGTTCCGTCCGTACTTATTTACAGCGTTTATGTTGAAGGATTGCCAAATATACTTGGAGCGGTCATCAGCTTTATGCCATTGGTTTTTGGTACAATCAGGTTGGCAAAGTTCAATATTGATTCGGAGGATGATCCCAAACCATATTTTACTGGTTTAACCACACCACTAGCTGCCATAACAATTGTAGGATTTATGCTTTTCAATTTCCAGATGTATGGCGATATGGGAGATTCTAGACTGGCATTATTTTTAGTGGCTGTATTAAGTTTTTTAATGTTGAGCCGTATTCGATTTTCGAAATTCCCTCTTCTCAGTTTTAAAAAAGGTCGCTCAAATAATTTTAGATTAGTTGGATTATTCATTGTTCTAATTACATTGATCATGTTCAAGGGATTGATTCTTTTTCCACTTATGGCAATATATATTTCATGGTCGATAATTCAATGGATGTTGGATCATGATCGTTTTGAGGAAGATGCAAATTTAAAAACACATCAAGGAGATTTTAATGAATAAGCGATCTATGAGTGTTATTGTTCTAATTTTACTATTTGGTGCCCTGTTCGGTACCTTAATGGGAGAATTGTTGGGTTGGACTTTACCTGATAGTGTCGTGAAGGAATTCTTCCTGAAAAGTATTCATTTTAATTTAGCGGGATTGGCCGGTAGTGAAACTGGCGTTATTACGCTGGATTTGATTATGTTTACTCTCCAATTTGGATTAACGCTGACCTTTAATTTTACCAGTATTATTGGCTTTGCTTCAGCGTATTATTTCCTACGGTATTTCCGGTAACCATTCTAAATTTAGGTCTTATTAATACACCCTTAATGCGGAGGAGTAATTATGTTCAATTATGAAATAGTGTTTGCAGGTATGCCCGGCGGATGGGAAATGGTAGTCATTGCCTTGGTGATTTTATTGATGTTTGGCGCCAAAAAATTGCCGGAACTGGCAAAAGGATTGGGACAGGGAATTCGAGAATTCAAAGGTGCTGTCGACGGTGTAAAAGATGAAATGAAGGACGCCCAAGATTCTGTAGAATCTGACAATGACATATCTGATAAAGACGCCGATTAAAAAAAAATATCATCATTTATTCATTTTAAAAAAGGGATCGTTGCGATCCCTTTTTTATGTGATTTATATAGGAATCCGGAAACAAAATCAAATCGCTGTCGTAGGTAAATCCATAAGGAAGTTGGCTAAACAAATTTTATGATAATATTCGCAAATCCATGGTATCTGGCGGGATTAATACTAATTCCACTATTTTATTTATGGCAGCGTAAAGTTGGCCAAAAGAACGAAGGTAGCATTCGAATTTCTTCTGCGACCCTTATTTCTAAAAACATGAAACGCCTTGGTCGTAACAGAATACGTATTCTTACCTTTTTACAATATTTAACAATTACATTGGTCATAATGGGACTTTCCCGTCCACGTCTCCGCGATTCACTTACAGAAACAAATGTGGATGTGGTGGATATCGTATTGGTTATTGATATCAGTTCATCCATGCTGGCAACAGATTTTCCACCTAATCGATTAGAAGCAGTTAAAAAAACGGCCAAAGCCTTTATTGGTGCACGCAGTGGTGACCGTATTGGTGTCCTTGTTTTTGCCGGGGAATCCTTTATTCAGTGCCCATTGACTGTAGATCAAGATGTTTTGATATCTTTGATGGATGAAGTGAATGTAGCTGAACAATCTTATGATGGTACGGCCATTGGTATGGCCATCGCCAATGCCACCAATCGTCTCCGGCATAGTGATGCCAAAAGCAAGGTTATGATTTTATTATCAGATGGCAGTAATAATGCAGGCGAATTGGATCCTCTTACATCGGCCGATTTGGCCTCTAACTTTGGCATTAAAATTTATACAATTGGTGCAGGTACAAATCAGGATGTTTCTTTCATCCCTGGAAGGGGATATATCCGGAATGAAATAGATGAGGAAACTTTAAGGTCCATTGCCGATCGAACCAACGGACAATATTTCAGAGCAACTAATGTTTCGGGGCTTGAGCAAGTATATGCCACGATTGATGAATTGGAACGGACTGAAATTGAGATTAAGGAATATACTCAATATAAAGAATTATTCGGATGGTTCCTCATTCCCGCCTTGATATTTGGGCTGGGTGGTCAAACTATGGATCGCACCATATTCAGGCGGCGTATATGATTGATTTTCGATTTCCATTAGTGTTATATGTTTATATACCATTATTCATTTTATGGATATTCTGGATATATAAAGGTCGAAAACAAAAAATATTGTCCGATACAGAATCCCATTTACGGGCCAGATTATTGGGTAAAATAGAACCAAACAGAATTATATGGAAAGAGCGACTCCTATTCTTATCTACCGTTGTTCTTGTCTTTGCCGCTTCAGGCCCTCAAATTGGC is a genomic window containing:
- the pssA gene encoding CDP-diacylglycerol--serine O-phosphatidyltransferase; this encodes MQKNRNKPKRLKRAFIPNVATVFNMFLGFLAITLILNGEPIKAGWVMMVGVLFDVIDGKLARLLGLTSRFGTEFDSLADTISFCAVPSVLIYSVYVEGLPNILGAVISFMPLVFGTIRLAKFNIDSEDDPKPYFTGLTTPLAAITIVGFMLFNFQMYGDMGDSRLALFLVAVLSFLMLSRIRFSKFPLLSFKKGRSNNFRLVGLFIVLITLIMFKGLILFPLMAIYISWSIIQWMLDHDRFEEDANLKTHQGDFNE
- a CDS encoding VWA domain-containing protein, whose amino-acid sequence is MIIFANPWYLAGLILIPLFYLWQRKVGQKNEGSIRISSATLISKNMKRLGRNRIRILTFLQYLTITLVIMGLSRPRLRDSLTETNVDVVDIVLVIDISSSMLATDFPPNRLEAVKKTAKAFIGARSGDRIGVLVFAGESFIQCPLTVDQDVLISLMDEVNVAEQSYDGTAIGMAIANATNRLRHSDAKSKVMILLSDGSNNAGELDPLTSADLASNFGIKIYTIGAGTNQDVSFIPGRGYIRNEIDEETLRSIADRTNGQYFRATNVSGLEQVYATIDELERTEIEIKEYTQYKELFGWFLIPALIFGLGGQTMDRTIFRRRI
- a CDS encoding twin-arginine translocase TatA/TatE family subunit, whose amino-acid sequence is MPGGWEMVVIALVILLMFGAKKLPELAKGLGQGIREFKGAVDGVKDEMKDAQDSVESDNDISDKDAD